One stretch of Schizosaccharomyces pombe strain 972h- genome assembly, chromosome: III DNA includes these proteins:
- the qns1 gene encoding glutamine-dependent NAD(+) synthetase, giving the protein MERYVTIASCQLNQWAMDFEGNRLRIIDSIKEAKRQNASLRVGPELEVTGYGCEDHFLESDTYYHSWEMLCSIIHDPDCQDILLDIGMPVMHKAMRHNCRILALNGKILLIRPKIWLCDDGNFRESRWFTPWLRPRVVETHYLPTFVAKSLNQTTVPIGDAILQCNETVVGVETCEELFTPNSPHIDMALDGVEIFINASGSHHELRKLTTRVNLIQNATEKCGGIYLYSNQRGCDGGRLYYDGSSMIFANGKMLAQGHQFSLKDVEVISATVDVDTVRSYRFQPSHGIQGVTRPSYERIHVNFSLSSYQQDYDIYRKPTDPIEVTIPLPEEEITFGPACWLWDYLRRSHAAGFFLPLSGGLDSCSTAVLVYSMCRIVCKAMEEDDAQVLSDVRRIVGDPSYSSTDPKKLLNHLFYTAFMGSEHSSKETRSRAKELSSLIGSYHTDVNIDTMTSAVVKLFALVTGKTPQFRSNGGTNAENLALQNIQARSRMLLGYLFAQLLPWVRGYSGSLLVLGSSNVDECLRGYLTKYDCSSADINPIGGISKTDLKSFLRYAKEALDLPILQEFLDATPTAELEPTTESYVQSDEADMGMTYAELSVFGRLRKISKCGPYSMFTQLMHQWGDRLSPSQVAEKVKRFFHYYGINRHKMTTLTPSYHAETYGVDDNRYDLRQFLYPSWTWQNKKIDALASKFEQHQRK; this is encoded by the exons ATGGAACGATATGTAACCATCGCATCTTG TCAGCTGAACCAGTGGGCAATGGACTTTGAGGGAAACCGTCTACGCATCATTGATTCCATCAAAGAGGCGAAAAGACAAAACGCAAGCCTTCGTGTTGGTCCAGAATTAGAAGTCAC AGGCTATGGCTGTGAAGATCATTTTCTAGAAAGTGACACTTACTACCATAGTTGGGAAATGTTATGTTCGATTATTCACGATCCTGATTGCCAAGACATTCTCCTTGACATCGGTATGCCTGTAATGCACAAAGCCATGCGTCACAACTGCCGTATTCTAGCTCTAAATGGAAAAATCTTGTTAATCCGTCCCAAGATTTGGCTTTGTGACGATGGAAATTTTCGTGAGTCTCGTTGGTTTACTCCCTGGTTAAGGCCAAGAGTTGTGGAAACTCATTACTTGCCTACTTTTGTTGCAAAGTCTTTAAACCAAACAACCGTTCCTATTGGAGATGCCATTCTTCAATGCAATGAAACCGTTGTTGGTGTGGAAACCTGCGAAGAGCTGTTTACTCCAAATAGTCCTCACATTGATATGGCTTTGGACGGTGTAGAGATATTTATCAATGCGTCAGGATCCCACCACGAACTTCGTAAACTAACAACAAGAGTAAACTTGATACAAAATGCTACGGAAAAATGCGGTGGGATTTATCTATATTCTAATCAGAGGGGTTGTGATGGTGGTCGTCTCTACTATGACGGTTCATCAATGATCTTTGCGAATGGAAAAATGCTAGCCCAGGGACACCAGTTCTCCTTGAAGGATGTTGAGGTTATTTCAGCTACCGTGGACGTTGATACTGTTCGTTCGTATCGTTTCCAACCATCACATGGAATCCAAGGTGTCACTAGACCATCTTATGAACGTATTCATGTCAATTTTAGTCTCAGTAGCTATCAACAAGACTATGATATTTACAGAAAACCAACTGATCCAATTGAAGTTACTATTCCTTTACCTGAGGAAGAAATCACTTTTGGTCCGGCTTGCTGGCTTTGGGATTATTTGAGGAGATCTCATGCAGCTGGATTCTTTTTGCCTTTGAGCGGTGGTTTGGATTCTTGTTCTACTGCTGTTTTGGTTTATAGCATGTGCAGAATTGTTTGCAAAGCCATGGAAGAAGATG ATGCACAGGTTTTGTCAGATGTTAGAAGAATCGTTGGTGATCCATCCTATAGTTCTACTGATCctaaaaagcttttaaacCACTTATTTTATACTGCGTTTATGGGTTCTGAACATTCCTCTAAAGAAACAAGGAGTCGAGCGAAAGAACTGTCTTCTTTGATTGGGTCCTATCATACAGACGTGAACATCGACACTATGACCAGTGCTGTTGTTAAATTATTCGCACTAGTAACTGGCAAAACCCCTCAATTTAGATCAAACGGAGGAACAAATGCTGAAAATTTGGCGTTACAGAACATTCAGGCTCGGTCACGAATGTTGCTAGGATATCTATTTGCTCAACTGTTGCCATGGGTTCGTGGGTATTCGGGATCTCTTTTGGTGCTAGGAAGTTCCAATGTGGATGAGTG TCTTCGCGGCTATTTGACCAAATATGATTGTTCCAGTGCCGACATTAATCCCATAGGAGGTATTTCTAAAACCgatttaaaatcatttttacgTTATGCCAAGGAGGCCTTAGATTTACCAATCCTTCAGGAATTTTTGGACGCGACGCCCACTGCTGAACTCGAACCTACCACTGAAAGTTATGTTCAAAGCGATGAAGCTGATATGGGAATGACTTATGCTGAACTCAGCGTTTTTGGTAGATTACGAAAAATTTCGAAATGTGGACCTTATAGCATGTTCACTCAATTAATGCATCAATGGGGAGATCGCTTATCACCAAGTCAG GTTGCTGAAAAGGTTAAGCGATTTTTTCACTATTATGGAATCAATCGTCACAAAATGACTACTTTGACTCCCAGTTATCATGCTGAAACGTATGGAGTAGATGACAATCGTTATGACCTTCGTCAATTTTTGTATCCTTCTTGGACTTGgcaaaacaagaaaatcGATGCCCTAGCTTCTAAGTTTGAACAGCATCAAAGAAAGTGA
- the wtf7 gene encoding wtf element Wtf7, producing the protein MSGSYAPIEDSADELSVHSGNDNEIDLEKGLLPKCNTGNGGTTPCSEPPHYDSDAVVEMDMYENNIYMRTFKLRPFAKSGVTNSSNVVFQMKTYENNRHMQTFRLRPFAKNGVTNGVKLAQSLFLLLPFNFIFFACLFFRKASFTDFSLMGWILFGIWCLTCFLSSFILYAYHESWTKFARERSQEFSLILFGLLFPGIVTMVVFYALYMRSMYG; encoded by the exons ATGAGTGGTTCTTATGCTCCCATTGAGGATTCTGCAGATGAATTGAGTGTGCACTCAGGAaatgataatgaaattgatttggaGAAAGGTCTCCTTCCTAAATGTAATACGGGCAATGGAGGAACAACCCCTTGTTCAG aaCCTCCACATTATGATTCCGACGCTGTGGTCGAAATGGATATgtatgaaaataatatatacatGCGGACTTTTAAACTAAGACCTTTTGCTAAGAGCGGAGTAACTAATTCTTCCAATGTTGTGTTCCAAATGAAAacatatgaaaataatagacACATGCAGACTTTTAGACTAAGACCTTTTGCTAAGAACGGAGTAACTAATGGAGTAAAGCTTGCACAATCATTATTTCTGCTGTTACcgtttaattttattttcttcgcttgtttattttttaggaAAGCTTCATTCACTGACTTCTCTCTCATGGGGTGGATTTTGTTTGGAATATGGTGTTTAACTTGCTTTCTTTCatctttcattttgtatG CATATCATGAAAGTTGGACGAAGTTCGCCCGAGAGCGATCGCAAGAGTTCTCGCTAATTCTTTTTGGGTTGCTTTTTCCAGGAATTGTCACCATGGTCGTTTTTTATGCACTATATATGCGTAGTATGTATGGctag
- the dar2 gene encoding aspartate--tRNA (Asp) ligase, translating into MVLSRLPACLLPLVGTKVSIQGWLVATSRQVSKSISFHQLRDTHGTILQLLSTDKIILQQKREPLVSSTDFSQQKSTSVMRTLSSIPPESVVQVTGKLQRRPEHDRRPGNEFELHVEDVKLLNVAKNLQLFPGDEKPGMRIQLANRHIQLRAPKYNSYLRQRSRLAYQVHSFFNDREFCEVETPLLFKSTPEGAREFVVPSRLNPGKFYALPQSPQQYKQILMASGIGNYYQIARCFRDEDLRFDRQPEFTQIDLEMSFVDKPHEIMEVVEDLLVRLVSFAKGITLAKPFQHITYQHAIDKYGSDKPDIRFELPLKNITSLLPKQDPLISTEILVYNDLSHSLSNAESRKLCEAVGENVVVTSIREHSQLQTWVKKLPQLRQLPIVAEELNQKLQIGINSIVFMTNRPKYLVSGTTPLGKLRLLLHELLVKKKALPELDKDLLKFVWVVDFPLFSPTEEKNQSITSTHHPFTAPHWDDVHLLEKKPLSVRGLHYDIVVNGIELGGGSIRIHNPDIQRFVLKDVLKLPENRYATFEHLIRVLSSGCPPHGGIALGFDRLAALLTNAPGIREVIAFPKTSSGADLLIGSPSAIPEEMLKDYNVAITRQTQNRN; encoded by the coding sequence ATGGTACTTTCTAGGCTACCTGCTTGTTTACTCCCTTTGGTAGGGACCAAAGTGAGTATTCAGGGCTGGCTCGTAGCAACTAGCCGGCAAGTTTCCAAGAGCATTAGCTTTCATCAACTTCGTGACACTCATGGTACCATTCTTCAATTACTTTCCACAGACAAAATAATCCTCCAACAGAAAAGAGAACCGCTGGTTTCCTCTACCGACTTTTCACAACAAAAATCTACTTCTGTTATGCGTACTTTATCTTCCATTCCGCCCGAAAGCGTTGTTCAAGTTACGGGTAAACTTCAGCGTCGACCAGAGCATGATCGTCGTCCCGGTAATGAATTTGAACTTCACGTTGAAGATGTGAAATTACTAAACGTtgctaaaaatttacagtTATTTCCCGGTGATGAAAAACCGGGAATGCGGATACAGTTAGCAAATCGACATATTCAGTTACGAGCCCCCAAATATAATTCATATTTACGACAACGATCAAGGTTGGCTTATCAAGTacactctttttttaatgatagAGAATTTTGTGAAGTTGAAACAcctttattgtttaaatcAACTCCTGAAGGGGCGCGCGAATTTGTTGTCCCTTCAAGATTAAATCCTGGCAAATTCTACGCCTTACCACAAAGTCCGCAACAATATAAGCAAATTCTAATGGCAAGCGGAATCGGGAACTATTATCAGATAGCTCGTTGTTTTCGTGATGAAGATCTTCGTTTCGATAGGCAACCCGAGTTTACTCAGATTGACCTTGAAATGAGTTTCGTTGATAAACCTCACGAAATAATGGAGGTAGTTGAAGATTTGCTTGTCCGATTGGTAAGTTTTGCTAAAGGAATAACTCTAGCAAAACCATTTCAACATATAACTTATCAGCATGCTATTGACAAATATGGCTCCGATAAACCAGATATTCGATTTGAATTACCcttgaaaaatataacttCTTTGCTTCCTAAACAAGATCCCTTAATTAGTACTGAAATCCTTGTTTACAATGATTTATCACACTCTTTGAGTAATGCAGAAAGCCGAAAATTATGTGAAGCTGTAGGTGAAAATGTTGTTGTCACATCAATTCGGGAGCATTCTCAATTACAAACTTGGGTAAAAAAACTGCCACAACTTCGCCAACTTCCTATTGTAGCCGAGGAGCTTAATcaaaaacttcaaattGGTATCAACAgtattgtttttatgaCAAACAGACCAAAATATTTGGTTTCTGGGACAACACCTTTGGGGAAACTGCGACTTTTGCTTCATGAACTGCTggttaaaaagaaagctttACCAGAGCTGGACAAggatttattaaaattcgTTTGGGTCGTGgattttcctcttttctCACCAACCgaagagaaaaatcaaTCTATTACATCTACACATCACCCATTTACTGCTCCTCATTGGGATGATGTACATTTACTGGAAAAAAAGCCTCTTTCTGTTCGTGGACTTCATTATGATATAGTCGTGAATGGTATTGAATTAGGGGGTGGCAGTATTCGCATACACAATCCAGATATTCAAAGATTTGTGCTTAAAGACGTGCTTAAATTACCAGAGAATAGGTATGCTACATTTGAGCATTTAATACGCGTATTGTCTAGTGGCTGTCCACCGCATGGTGGAATTGCATTGGGTTTTGACAGGCTGGCTGCGCTGTTGACGAATGCTCCAGGAATTCGCGAGGTCATTGCTTTTCCGAAAACCTCTTCGGGTGCTGATCTTTTAATTGGCAGCCCGTCTGCTATTCCAGAAGAGATGTTGAAAGACTACAACGTTGCTATTACGCGACAAACTCAAAACCGTAATTAG
- the gma12 gene encoding Golgi alpha-1,2-galactosyltransferase Gma12, producing the protein MRFAPYLISAVVITTIILGGAWWTSAMDTKLQTKMKEIIDQHTSTWTPVVSSVTSTQTDTLRVTISEVVSVTATLTETFTATPTVTSVVHALATTDPHPDNSKIVILMGSNFQNDANSPLHPFAQSIIKNRREYAERHGYKFEFLDADAYASRVTGHLMPWVKVPMLQDTMKKYPDAEWIWWLDHDALVMNKDLNVVDHVLKHDRLNTILTREAEYKSGAGIPADGFRTPKDQDAKDVHFIISQDFNGINAGSLFIRNSEVGRWIVDLWFEPLYLDHIQGYAEQQAFSHMVFYHPQVYKHVGVVPLKAINAYDFDDNIWGYDDGDLCIHFAGCNYFKNCPEKFLKYAQILSSKQGSDWMSAQEKDHIQNLLKPSS; encoded by the coding sequence ATGCGGTTCGCTCCTTATTTAATTAGTGCTGTTGTAATTACAACCATAATCCTGGGTGGAGCTTGGTGGACTTCAGCTATGGATACCAAGCTTCAAACGAAGATGAAGGAGATCATCGACCAACACACGAGTACTTGGACCCCAGTCGTTTCCTCCGTAACCAGTACCCAAACTGATACTTTACGTGTTACCATTAGTGAAGTTGTTAGTGTTACTGCCACTTTAACCGAAACTTTCACTGCTACTCCAACTGTCACTTCTGTAGTTCATGCTTTAGCTACCACTGATCCTCATCCGGATAACTCTAAAATCGTCATTTTGATGGGCTCTaactttcaaaatgatGCTAACTCTCCTCTCCATCCTTTCGCTCAGTCCATTATCAAAAATCGTCGTGAATATGCTGAACGCCATGGTTACAAATTCGAATTCTTAGATGCCGATGCCTATGCTTCTCGTGTTACAGGTCATTTAATGCCCTGGGTTAAGGTCCCTATGCTTCAAGATACGATGAAGAAATATCCTGACGCTGAATGGATTTGGTGGCTTGATCATGACGCGTTGGTCATGAACAAAGATCTTAACGTCGTCGACCATGTGCTTAAGCACGACCGATTGAATACCATTTTAACTAGGGAGGCTGAATATAAGAGTGGTGCAGGTATCCCCGCCGATGGATTTAGAACTCCAAAGGATCAGGATGCTAAGGATGTTCATTTCATCATCTCTCAAGATTTTAATGGTATTAACGCTGGCAGTCTTTTTATTCGTAATAGCGAAGTTGGCCGCTGGATTGTTGATTTGTGGTTTGAACCCTTATATTTGGATCATATTCAGGGATATGCTGAGCAACAAGCGTTTTCTCACATGGTATTTTACCATCCCCAGGTGTATAAACATGTAGGTGTTGTCCCACTTAAGGCTATAAACGCATATGATTTTGATGATAATATTTGGGGCTATGACGACGGGGACTTGTGTATCCATTTTGCTGGATGTAACTATTTTAAGAATTGTCCCGAGAAGTTCCTTAAGTATGctcaaattttatcttcTAAACAAGGATCCGATTGGATGTCTGCTCAAGAAAAGGATCatattcaaaatcttttgaaaCCATCATCCTAG
- the msf1 gene encoding phenylalanyl-tRNA synthetase yields the protein MFPHRVSHLSKLFSRRFPNWKRKVQTDSWSNVPEHIHSKIGRNLFQKEGHPICSLRQLLEQQFQKFEMNNVQKESPIVSVETNFDSLGFPKTHVSRSKSDTYYMNNKTCLRTHTSAHQPEEFSRLAKEGFKKNGFLITADVYRRDEVDSSHYPIFHQMEGALVWNRNDTAKMKNDLKKVALSPSLKSMVDDETTALETHNDMQDIYSLEETKFVSQHLKDTLTTVIHDLVSLAPSISSGAEQVRYRWTYDSFPFTKPSFQLEIDWKGKWLEILGCGVVQDRLLKGAGLNNYIGWAFGIGLERLAMILYGIPDIRLFWSLDERFSKQFLPNKISTFKPFSKYPACFKDIAFWINNDFNPNDFYEIIRDVCQDMVESVNLIDQYTAKSGKTSLCYRVNYRSMERSLRNEEIDKLQEKLRNRVANSLRVELR from the coding sequence ATGTTCCCTCATCGAGTCTCTCATTTATCGAAACTATTTTCGAGAAGGTTTCCcaattggaaaagaaaagtccAAACAGATTCTTGGTCCAATGTCCCAGAGCATATTCACTCAAAAATTGGTCGAaacctttttcaaaaagaaggtCATCCCATATGCAGTCTACGACAACTTCTCGAACagcaatttcaaaaattcgaaATGAATAATGTTCAAAAAGAATCACCTATTGTTTCTGTAGAGACGAATTTTGATTCTTTAGGATTTCCCAAGACACATGTAAGTAGAAGCAAATCCGATACTTACTATATGAACAATAAAACTTGTCTTCGAACCCATACCTCGGCTCATCAACCTGAAGAGTTCTCTCGCTTGGCCAAAGAAGgatttaagaaaaatggTTTCTTAATAACCGCAGATGTATACCGTCGCGATGAAGTGGATTCTAGTCATTATCcaatttttcatcaaatgGAAGGTGCATTGGTGTGGAACAGAAATGATACtgcaaaaatgaaaaatgatctaaaaaaagtagCTCTTTCTCCATCTCTTAAGTCAATGGTGGATGATGAAACTACTGCATTAGAAACTCATAATGACATGCAAGATATTTATTCACTTGAAGAGACAAAATTTGTTTCCCAACATTTAAAGGATACTCTGACCACCGTGATTCATGACCTGGTATCACTTGCTCCTTCTATTTCTTCCGGAGCTGAACAGGTTCGGTATCGTTGGACGTACGACAGTTTCCCCTTTACCAAGCCCTCGTTTCAGTTAGAAATTGACTGGAAAGGAAAATGGCTTGAAATATTAGGATGTGGGGTCGTCCAGGATAGGCTGCTTAAAGGTGCAGGATTAAATAACTACATTGGTTGGGCTTTTGGAATTGGTCTTGAACGTCTCGCAATGATTTTGTACGGTATTCCTGATATTCGGCTTTTTTGGTCACTGGATGAACGATTCTCGAAGCAATTCTTGCCTAACAAGATTAGCACTTTTAAGCCTTTTAGTAAATACCCAGCATGTTTCAAAGACATTGCATTTTGGATcaataatgattttaatCCAAATGATTTTTATGAGATCATACGGGATGTCTGTCAAGATATGGTAGAATCTGTTAACTTGATTGATCAGTATACTGCCAAATCTGGAAAAACGAGCTTGTGCTACCGAGTCAATTACAGAAGTATGGAAAGATCCCTTAGAAACGAAGAAATTGACAAGCTACAGGAAAAGCTTAGGAACCGAGTAGCTAATTCTTTGAGAGTCGAGCTCAGATGA
- the dbl2 gene encoding DNA recombination protein Dbl2, giving the protein MDTSSNVFHYQVLWTSDKAKKVKVWKDGTMRFHSFNNRGILYDSDNRVVDDFFLNNKRIVLDSEIEFNRTIVYVENLQTTTEANIPPIPRKSKLSETGKRPAYLLKPFQPPFHSANSDVSNNSNGALSSNMLKTHAHHTNSTKSTIFRNANLQSYGVDDSDIGSLRCSSKHQLSVTPEIQPKAKFRPNSYLASSVEESNRANNTSPYPPSNSSVTALPKPSKIAYIPVLSKPKSFNGTLVEDPVEEFGEDDIASDFFSSPSADLEADDFTTLNNSNAGHLLQNLSNDNVSVSVKALENGNEEVSNNHARSPHSSRACNTIPSNKNDGLNDDHQRQDSSVAEPSPTSKRLRLTRLPLPLLRKPTGKRQNFINITVTDPSKNLYERSVKTAAELASLQNVTETTDNEIPNSPDFLDAASEEDEHIPSLDSSSLLTPLALPNKKAFQPVKFRVPSFSSPLVKPASSSSFGRSHSHLGTSLRSNELNGSSASSSIFLQSNNAVNPNVSPSTVLEHAKHPSLAKHSGVSLRTGLLIYPKYANGSKRKDGFGATSIISSGEHSSLPKNSKSRNVSVFSSPFNVPSFTVSSSDQVQKKKGNVPNAIETDSSPSDTISSSPTVRAVNLSPSKNQKPPKILTKIPDIFSKAGKKSPILPTFQESCSLPIEPFSSNITDLPFVNTVTLASTSSKIKRAKLKMLKFKHAMTTQGRDLDSDEDGDFI; this is encoded by the coding sequence ATGGATACAAGTTCCAatgtttttcattatcaAGTATTGTGGACGTCtgataaagcaaaaaaagtaaaagttTGGAAAGATGGGACAATGCGCTTCCACAGCTTCAATAATCGTGGAATTCTCTACGATTCTGATAACCGAGTCGTAGATGATTTTTTCCTTAACAACAAGAGAATTGTTCTGGATtctgaaattgaatttaatagAACTATTGTTTACGTTGAGAATTTACAAACAACTACTGAAGCGAATATTCCACCTATACCGAGGAAATCAAAATTGAGTGAGACAGGGAAGAGGCCAgcttatttattaaaaccATTCCAGCCTCCATTTCACTCCGCTAACTCAGATGTATCTAACAATTCAAATGGTGCTTTATCGTCAAATATGTTAAAAACACACGCTCATCATAcaaattcaacaaaatcCACGATCTTCCGGAACGCAAATTTGCAATCTTATGGAGTAGATGACTCAGATATTGGTAGTTTGAGATGTTCAAGTAAGCATCAACTGTCAGTAACACCGGAAATACAACCCAAAGCTAAGTTTAGACCAAACTCATATCTAGCTTCTTCTGTTGAGGAATCTAATCGAGCTAACAATACCTCTCCCTATCCCCCATCTAACTCATCCGTAACTGCGCTACCGAAACCTTCGAAAATTGCATATATCCCTGTTTTGTCAAAACCCAAGTCTTTTAATGGCACCTTGGTTGAAGATCCTGTAGAAGAATTTGGAGAAGACGACATAGCTTCtgactttttttcttccccTTCTGCCGATCTCGAGGCAGATGATTTTACCACTCtaaataattcaaatgcTGGTCATTTGTTACAAAACCTAAGTAATGATAACGTAAGTGTCTCCGTGAAGGCATTAgaaaatggaaatgaaGAAGTTTCTAATAATCATGCTCGATCTCCTCATTCTTCCCGCGCTTGTAATACCATACCTTCCAACAAAAACGATGGGCTAAATGATGATCATCAAAGACAAGATTCTTCTGTTGCAGAACCCAGTCCTACTTCTAAACGTCTCCGTTTGACTCGCCTTCCGTTACCTCTGCTTCGGAAACCCACGGGGAAACGACAAAACTTTATTAATATCACAGTTACCGACCCCTCAAAAAACTTGTACGAAAGAAGTGTCAAAACTGCTGCCGAGCTGGCATCGCTTCAAAATGTAACAGAAACAACTGATAATGAAATACCAAACTCTCCTGATTTTCTAGATGCAGCATCAGAAGAGGATGAACACATTCCTTCGCTAGATTCGTCATCTCTTTTAACACCTTTGGCTTTGCCCAACAAAAAAGCCTTTCAACCCGTGAAGTTTCGTGTACCGTCTTTTTCATCTCCTTTAGTTAAACCAGCATCTTCGTCCTCGTTTGGTAGGAGTCACTCTCACTTAGGCACGTCCCTTCGCTCAAACGAACTTAATGGATCTAgtgcttcttcttcaatctTTCTACAATCCAACAATGCAGTCAATCCTAACGTTTCACCTTCTACTGTGCTTGAACATGCCAAACATCCTTCCTTGGCCAAACATTCAGGTGTATCGCTGAGAACAGGCTTGTTGATATATCCTAAATATGCAAATGGttcgaaaagaaaagacgGTTTTGGAGCTACTTCTATAATATCTTCAGGGGAACATTCGTCGTTGCCTAAAAACTCGAAATCCAGAAATGTGTCGGTATTTTCTAGCCCTTTTAATGTCCCTTCGTTTACTGTTTCTTCTTCGGACCAAgtccaaaagaaaaaaggaaatgtTCCTAATGCTATTGAAACGGACTCTTCTCCTTCGGATACCATTTCATCCTCGCCTACTGTTCGAGCTGTAAATCTCTCACCCAGCAAAAACCAAAAGCCTCCGAAAATACTTACCAAAATTCCggatattttttctaaagcgGGAAAGAAATCTCCTATTTTACCAACTTTTCAAGAGTCTTGTTCGTTACCTATTGAGCCTTTTTCGTCAAACATTACGGATTTGCCATTTGTAAATACAGTAACACTTGCTTCAACGAGTAGCAAGATCAAAAGGGCAAAGTTAAAAATGCTAAAATTTAAGCATGCCATGACTACACAAGGACGCGATCTCGATTCGGACGAAGATGGTGActttatttga